Proteins encoded within one genomic window of Setaria italica strain Yugu1 chromosome IV, Setaria_italica_v2.0, whole genome shotgun sequence:
- the LOC101756221 gene encoding LOW QUALITY PROTEIN: protein trichome birefringence-like 5 (The sequence of the model RefSeq protein was modified relative to this genomic sequence to represent the inferred CDS: substituted 2 bases at 2 genomic stop codons) codes for MPPVPRLPWRLAAPLLAAFVSVPFILPLALPLLRSSSTSPRALSQHHSSDGSAASRPVAAATDADSSFSTAATDADYTFSTAAAVSLSTTARDPGERRQAGGAETGRCDVFDGEWVRDESAPLYAPGTCPTXRAYSARXRGDDGYTRWRWAPRHCSLPRFNATDFLARLRGKRLMLVGDSMNRNQFESLLCILREALPDKTRMFETHGYRISKGRGYFVFKFADYDCTVEFVRSHFLVREGVRFNRQRNSNPILQIDRVDKTANRWKKADVLVFNTGHWWTHGKTARGKNYHKEGDTLYPHFDSAEAYRRALKTWARWIDKNMDPARSVVFYRGYSTAHFRGGDWDSGGSCNGETEPTFKGAIIDSYPLKMRIVEEAIGRMRFPVRLLNVTKLTNFRRDGHPSVHGKAGDKKVSKRKQDCSHWCLPGVPDAWNELIYASLVLEPNPVAWEKR; via the exons ATGCCGCCCGTGCCGCGGCTCCCGTGGCGCCTGGCCgccccgctcctcgccgccttcGTCTCCGTCCCGTTCATCCTCCCGCTCGCGCTccccctcctccgctcctcctccacctcgccgcggGCGCTCTCCCAACACC ACAGCTCCGATGGCTCCGCCGCCTCGcgtcccgtcgccgccgctaccGATGCAGATTCCAgcttctccaccgccgccaccgatGCAGACTACACCttttccaccgccgccgccgtctccctctccaccaccgcccgaGACCCCGGCGAACGACGACAGGCGGGTGGAGCCGAAACCGGGCGGTGCGACGTGTTCGACGGGGAGTGGGTGCGGGACGAGAGCGCGCCGCTGTACGCGCCGGGGACGTGCCCTACGTGACGAGCGTACTCTGCGCGGTGACGCGGCGACGACGGGTACACACGGTGGCGCTGGGCGCCGCGCCACTGCAGCCTCCCCAG GTTCAACGCGACGGACTTCCTGGCCAGGCTGCGCGGCAAGCGGCTGATGCTCGTCGGCGACTCCATGAACCGGAACCAGTTCGAGTCCTTGCTCTGCATCCTGCGCGAGGCCCTGCCGGACAAGACCCGGATGTTCGAGACGCACGGGTACAGGATCAGCAAGGGCCGGGGCTACTTCGTCTTCAAGTTCGCG GATTACGACTGCACCGTGGAGTTCGTGCGGTCGCATTTCCTGGTCCGCGAAGGGGTGCGCTTCAACCGGCAGAGGAACTCCAACCCGATCCTCCAGATCGACCGCGTCGACAAGACGGCCAACCGGTGGAAGAAGGCCGACGTGCTCGTCTTCAACACCGGACACTGGTGGACGCACGGCAAGACGGCGAGGGG AAAGAACTACCACAAGGAAGGTGACACGCTGTACCCCCACTTCGACTCGGCCGAGGCTTACAGACGAGCCCTCAAGACATGGGCTCGCTGGATCGACAAGAACATGGACCCGGCGAGAAGCGTCGTGTTCTACCGAGGATACTCCACTGCACATTTCAG GGGAGGCGATTGGGATTCCGGCGGATCGTGCAACGGCGAGACGGAGCCAACGTTCAAAGGCGCCATCATCGACAGCTACCCTCTCAAGATGAGGATCGTGGAGGAGGCCATCGGCCGGATGCGTTTCCCGGTGCGGCTGCTGAACGTGACGAAGCTGACCAACTTCCGCAGGGATGGGCACCCGTCGGTGCACGGCAAGGCAGGGGACAAGAAGGTGTCCAAGAGGAAGCAGGATTGCAGCCACTGGTGCCTCCCTGGCGTGCCGGACGCGTGGAACGAGCTCATCTACGCCTCTCTTGTCTTGGAACCTAACCCTGTCGCATGGGAAAAGAGATGA
- the LOC111257086 gene encoding circumsporozoite protein-like: MRWELVTGGTLVTARWPVRVETTRAPAVAVAVDVASGGAPSGEGAGGARTDEAAAKDAPAVEDGRGAPAGTRGGSARSSEAAGGAPAGARGGSTRPGEAAGGAPAGEAVEGAPAGEDGRGVPEGARGRSARPGEGGMPTGEAAEGAPTSGRATAGARGAGDTEVTPAARDAETAHGAGRGKAAVWLGATGASAGGAAGAVVARRGPAREGGQGGPRGTDWTVKSARNSKSLGSEERVRANGNWVSSKTTWREMMTRLVERSRHR; encoded by the coding sequence ATGCGGTGGGAATTGGTGACGGGAGGGACATTGGTGACAGCACGTTGGCCTGTGCGAGTCGAGACGACTCGAGCACCGGCCGTGGCTGTAGCGGTCGACGTGGCCTCCGGGGGGGCGCCGTCGGGCGAGGGCGCCGGGGGCGCGCGGACGGACGAGGCCGCCGCTAAGGACGCGCCGGCGGTCGAGGACGGTAGGGGCGCGCCGGCGGGCACGCGCGGTGGAAGCGCGCGGTCGAGCGAGGCCGCCGGGGGCGCGCctgcgggcgcgcgcggcggaagCACACGGCCAGGCGAGGCTGCCGGGGGTGCGCCGGCGGGCGAGGCCGTCGAGGGTGCGCCGGCGGGTGAGGACGGCAGGGGCGTGCCGGAGGGCGCACGTGGCAGAAGCGCGCGGCCGGGCGAGGGGGGCATGCCGACGGGCGAGGCCGCCGAGGGCGCGCCGACGAGCGGGCGGGCCACCGCGGGCGCGCGAGGCGCGGGTGACACCGAGGTCACGCCGGCCGCGCGGGACGCCGAGACTGCGCATGGCGCGGGAAGGGGCAAAGCCGCAGTGTGGCTGGGGGCGACAGGGGCATCCGCGGGAGGTGCAGCTGGAGCAGTGGTGGCGCGCCGAGGTCCTGCAAGAGAAGGTGGACAAGGCGGGCCAAGGGGCACCGACTGGACCGTAAAGTCAGCGAGAAACTCAAAATCGCTGGGAAGCGAGGAACGGGTACGGGCAAATGGAAATTGGGTCTCATCAAAAACCACATGGCGTGAAATGATGACGCGATTAGTGGAGAGATCAAGACACCGATAG
- the LOC111257087 gene encoding 5'-3' exoribonuclease 2-like, which yields MDCVVLSWIYGTVSTELMDLIRVRGSSARSAWLGIEHNFLGHRETRALLLDAEFRTIVQGNLSVTDYCRKMKSMADALADLGEYVPDRTLVLNVLRGLSEKYAYMTPHFKRQRPFPTFSEVRDDLLLEELTMPAALPTPSSALIATAGKHSGAPSGAPPRQPPQGGGNNQGRRNNRRRGSSNCGSNGGNGGGGSGGPNNAAAAGKGTSSLASGQPGPGHAGTHWPSFFNPWTGTISMWPRPQPTPPGGSAPRLAPSAGYSAPQAGYPAPQAMLAGPFGFPPPAPVEPGPPLPASPAPSAPWTPWSGVSWDQQALANAFSTMSVQPPATGEWVMDSGASSHMTPDTGSSFQERDRQVQ from the exons ATGGATTGCGTCGTGCTCTCCTGGATCTACGGCACCGTCTCCACCGAGCTCATGGACCTCATCCGCGTTCGCGGCTCCTCTGCTCGGTCCGCCTGGCTCGGCATCGAGCACAATTTTCTCGGCCATCGTGAGACGCGTgccctcctcctcgacgccgagTTCCGCACCATCGTCCAAGGCAACCTCTCCGTCACAGACTACTGCCGCAAGATGAAGAGCATGGCAGATGCTCTCGCCGATCTCGGCGAATACGTTCCCGACCGCACCTTGGTCTTGAACGTCCTCCGCGGGCTCAGCGAGAAGTACGCCTACATGACTCCTCACTTCAAGCGTCAACGCCCGTTCCCGACCTTCAGCGAGGTACGCGACGATCTGCTCTTGGAGGAGCTCACCATGCCGGCTGCCCTGCCGACCCCGTCGTCCGCCCtcatcgccaccgccggcaAGCACTCCGGCGCCCCCTCCGGTGCCCCTCCTCGCCAGCCACCGCAAGGGGGTGGCAACAACCAGGGCCGCCGCAacaaccgccgccgcggcagcagcaACTGCGGCTCCAACGGCGGCAACGGTGGTGGTGGGTCAGGTGGCCCCAAcaacgctgctgctgccggcaaGGGCACCAGCTCGCTTGCTTCTGGCCAGCCCGGTCCTGGTCACGCTGGCACACACTGGCCGAGCTTCTTCAACCCATGGACCGGGACCATCTCCATGTGGCCCCGTCCACAGCCCACGCCACCCGGAGGATCGGCGCCTCGCCTTGCTCCATCTGCTGGCTACTCGGCGCCGCAGGCAGGGTACCCGGCGCCACAGGCCATGCTCGCTGGCCCATTTGGTTtccccccgccggcgcccgtggAGCCCGGTCCGCCACTGCCCGCGTCTCCAGCCCCGTCGGCACCGTGGACACCTTGGAGCGGTGTTTCATGGGACCAACAAGCCTTGGCAAATGCTTTCAGCACCATGTCCGTGCAACCCCCGGCCACCGGCGAGTGGGTCATGGACTCAGGTGCCTCCTCCCACATGACGCCCGACACCG GATCTTCGTTCCAGGAACGTGATCGTCAGGTGCAATAG